The genome window AGGATACCGTAAGCGTTGTCGATGATCTGGCGCGTCTTCAGCGCCGTGTTCATGCCCATGGAAACGAAGTCCTCCTGGTCGGCGGCGGCCGGGATCGACTGGATCGAGGCGGGCATCGACAGGATGCGCTGCTCGACGATCATCATGTCGGCCGTGTACTGGCTGAGCATCAACCCCGAATACATGCCGGCGCCCTTGGTCAGGAAGGAGGGCAAACCGACGCTGAGCGCCGGGTTCAACAAGCGGTTCAGCCGCCGCTCGGAGATGACGCAGGTCATGGTCACGCAGGCGCCGAGCATGTCCAGGGGCACCGAGATCGGCGAGCCCTGGAAGTTGGCGCCGGTGAGCACCACCTTGTCGTCGGGAAGGAAGATGGGATTGTCGGCCACGCCGTTGAGCTCGATCTCCAGCTGGCTGCGCGTCCAGCGCAGCTGATCGCGGGCCGCGCCCAGAACCTGCGGCGTCGAGCGCATGCTGTAGGCATCCTGCACCTTGACCTTGACCTTGCCCAGCAGGTCGGAGCCCTCGATGACGCGCTTGATGTTCTCGGCCGAGGTAACCGCCCCCTGGAAGCCGCGCAGCTTGTGCAACCGGGCGTCGTAGGGCTTCATGTTGGCCATCAGCGCTTCCAGGGTCATGGCCGCGGCGATTTCGGCCTGCTTGAGCAGCCGCTCGCTCTCGTAGATCTGCAGGCAGGCCATGCCGGTGATCAGGTTGCTGCCGTTGATCGCCGCCAGGCCGTCGCGGGCCTGGAGCCCGGGGACGGGGATGCCGGCTTTCTTCATGGCCGCGGCGCCGGGCATGCGCTCGCCGTTGTAGAATGCCTCGCCCTCGCCCATCAGCAGCAGCGCGATCTGGCTCATGGGAGCCAGGTCGCCGCAGGCGCCGACGCTGCCCTTGTTGCAGACCACCGGGGTCAGCCCCTTGTTGAGCATGGCCACGTAGGTCTGGGTGATCTCCGGGCGGCAGCCCGAACAGCCGTTGGCGTGGACGTTGATGCGGCTCAGGATTGCCGCCCGCACCTCGGGGATGGGCACCGGTATGCCGATGCCGGCCGCGTGGTTGTAGATCAGGTATTTTTGGAACTGCCCGACCTGCTCGTCGGTCAGCACCACCTCGGAAAACTCGCCGATGCCGGTATTGACCCCGTACATGATCTCGCGCGCCTCGATGCGCTTCTCGATGAAAGCCCGGCAGTTCTTCAGCCTTTCGACGGCATCGGCATGGAGCTCCACCTTTTCCATGCCGTAGGCCACCTTATACACATCCTCGATTTTCAGGTTCTTCCCGGTCACGACAATAGCCATTTGTCCTCCTCAAAATTTTGCGATGAAATTTTTTCCGGAATGGCTATTGTATAAAATTCGCGCGATTTATTCAACCGAAAAGGCAAGCGCCGGGGATCGACGGAGAGGGGGATCCCGTCTTGACAGAAATGGTATAATGAAGCCTAACGCAGACGCGCGCGAGGAGAAAAGCATGGATAAGGAAAAGGAAGAAAAATTCGAGTTCCAGTCCGAAGTCAAGCAACTGCTCGACATCCTGGTCTATTCGCTCTACAAGAACAAGGAGGTTTTTCTGCGTGAGCTGATATCCAACGCCGCCGACGCGCTGAACAAGGTGCAATTCGAGATCCTGACCGCCGGCCACGGCGAAGACAAGGATGGCGAACTCAGCATCACCATCGCCGTCGACAAACCGCACAACAAAATATCGGTCGAAGACAACGGCATCGGCATGACCCGCGAGGAGCTGATCGGCAACATCGGCACCATCGCCCATTCCGGCACCCTCGATTACCTGAAAAAGATCGCCGCCACGCCGGCCAAGAGCCAGGTGGACCTGATCGGTAAGTTCGGCGTCGGCTTTTACTCCAGCTTCATGGTGGCCAGGGAGATCCACATCATCAGCAAATCCTGGACGAAGGACAACCCGGCCTGGCTGTGGAAATCCAAGGGGGAAAGCAGCTATACCATCGAGCCCAGCGACAGGAAAACCCGGGGCACGCGCATCGAGCTGTTCCTTAAAAAGGAGGAAAAGGAATTCCTGGAAGCCTACAAGCTGAAAAGCATCATCCTCAAGCATTCCAAGTTCGTCCCTTTCGCCATTTACCTCGACGGGGAAAAGATCGCCAGGAAAGAGGCCATCTGGACCCAGCCCAAGTCGCAGCTCGAGGAAAAGGACTATGGCGAATTCTACAAATTCCTGGAAAACACCCAGGAGGATCCCGAAACCTATTTGCATCTGTCTTCGGACGCCCCGGTGCAGTTCACCGCCCTCCTGTTCGTCCCCAAGACCTCGTTCGAATTGCTGGGCTTGATGAAAACCGAACCGGGGGTCGACCTTTATTCCAAGAAGATCCTGATCCAGAAAGGCTCAAAGGAAATCATGCCCGAGTACATGCGCTTCATCAAGGGCATCATCGATTCCGAAGAGATCCCGCTGAACATCTCCCGGGAAACCATCCAGAACAACGTACGCATCGACAAGATCAGGAAGTACGTGCTGAAAAAGCTGCTGGA of Candidatus Aminicenantes bacterium contains these proteins:
- a CDS encoding aromatic amino acid ammonia-lyase, translating into MAIVVTGKNLKIEDVYKVAYGMEKVELHADAVERLKNCRAFIEKRIEAREIMYGVNTGIGEFSEVVLTDEQVGQFQKYLIYNHAAGIGIPVPIPEVRAAILSRINVHANGCSGCRPEITQTYVAMLNKGLTPVVCNKGSVGACGDLAPMSQIALLLMGEGEAFYNGERMPGAAAMKKAGIPVPGLQARDGLAAINGSNLITGMACLQIYESERLLKQAEIAAAMTLEALMANMKPYDARLHKLRGFQGAVTSAENIKRVIEGSDLLGKVKVKVQDAYSMRSTPQVLGAARDQLRWTRSQLEIELNGVADNPIFLPDDKVVLTGANFQGSPISVPLDMLGACVTMTCVISERRLNRLLNPALSVGLPSFLTKGAGMYSGLMLSQYTADMMIVEQRILSMPASIQSIPAAADQEDFVSMGMNTALKTRQIIDNAYGILGIEFIAAAQALDFRDFTPGKGTLAAKAAVRKVVQHLEEDRPLYPDHNAMMETVKKRDILHAVESAIGELKTY
- the htpG gene encoding molecular chaperone HtpG codes for the protein MDKEKEEKFEFQSEVKQLLDILVYSLYKNKEVFLRELISNAADALNKVQFEILTAGHGEDKDGELSITIAVDKPHNKISVEDNGIGMTREELIGNIGTIAHSGTLDYLKKIAATPAKSQVDLIGKFGVGFYSSFMVAREIHIISKSWTKDNPAWLWKSKGESSYTIEPSDRKTRGTRIELFLKKEEKEFLEAYKLKSIILKHSKFVPFAIYLDGEKIARKEAIWTQPKSQLEEKDYGEFYKFLENTQEDPETYLHLSSDAPVQFTALLFVPKTSFELLGLMKTEPGVDLYSKKILIQKGSKEIMPEYMRFIKGIIDSEEIPLNISRETIQNNVRIDKIRKYVLKKLLEHLEAVKCKKREMYLAIWKNFSKNFKEGVVSDYDNREKLAKLLLFSSSKTSGDELIDLDEYIRRMPAGQKEIYFLGGSDRQTIEKNPALEIFRKNEFEVLYLLDPMDEFVLDHLREYDKKTFKMAESADIPLEEKAAAGDAAYLRDVDSFITYLKTIYNDQIKEVKISKRLTDSPCLLLNPADGPSVQMEKIMKMVNKDYQLGKRVLEINPAHPLIRKMAELHKKDPALPLLKNLALQLPLNAARF